The following are encoded together in the Gammaproteobacteria bacterium genome:
- a CDS encoding amidase, with product MSDAIYWSASRIAREIRAGNLSAREMVDTCLDRIDQVNPKINAVVQLACERARSEADALDRQAARGQFKGPLHGVPITVKDSLDTEGIISTGGTLGRKSFTPVHDAPVVARLRNAGAVLLGKTNTPELTFSGETNNLIYGRTNNPYDLECSPGGSSGGSAAVIACGGSALELGSDTGGSIREPAHLCGITGIKPTSGRTPRTGHIVPFGGGVLDSLTQVGPMARNVEDLTLALPLICGPDGTDPAIVPVPMRDSHDVDLSALRIAWYADNGIVSPHEDIQRVVTETARVLQQRGLNLTAQLLPGTRHLVNLTTQLREATNAGFILRLLERYGTVRHGPELDGYLTEQGIANANHLDPALLEQVDEARSRALGFFKDFDAILCPASFAVARPHQASHADSFDDWGYIQIHNLLGWPGASVRAGTSTGGLPVGVQLIAAPWREDIVLALAQEIEMVMGGFQPPGL from the coding sequence ATGTCCGATGCTATCTACTGGTCAGCGAGCAGAATTGCACGTGAAATTCGCGCAGGTAACCTGTCCGCGCGAGAAATGGTTGATACCTGTCTCGACCGCATCGATCAGGTTAATCCCAAAATCAACGCGGTGGTGCAGCTGGCGTGCGAACGCGCCCGCAGCGAGGCCGACGCGCTCGACCGGCAGGCGGCCCGCGGACAATTCAAAGGACCGCTGCACGGGGTGCCAATTACGGTCAAGGATTCGCTCGATACCGAGGGTATAATCTCGACTGGTGGTACCCTGGGACGAAAATCATTTACCCCGGTGCATGATGCACCGGTTGTTGCACGGTTACGTAACGCGGGCGCTGTTTTGCTGGGGAAGACCAATACGCCGGAGCTTACCTTCAGTGGTGAAACCAATAACCTGATTTATGGCAGGACCAATAATCCCTATGATCTTGAGTGCAGTCCGGGTGGCAGCAGTGGCGGTTCAGCTGCCGTGATCGCTTGCGGGGGCTCGGCGCTGGAACTGGGGTCAGATACTGGCGGCAGTATTCGCGAACCCGCGCACCTTTGCGGAATCACCGGGATCAAACCGACTTCGGGGCGTACCCCGCGCACTGGGCATATCGTACCCTTTGGCGGTGGTGTGCTTGATTCTTTAACCCAAGTTGGGCCGATGGCGCGCAACGTTGAGGATCTCACATTGGCATTGCCGTTGATTTGTGGTCCTGACGGAACGGATCCCGCGATAGTGCCAGTCCCGATGCGCGATTCGCATGACGTGGATTTGTCGGCGCTGCGCATTGCCTGGTATGCCGATAACGGTATTGTCTCACCGCACGAAGATATTCAGCGTGTCGTCACCGAGACCGCCCGGGTGTTGCAACAGCGGGGATTAAACCTGACGGCCCAGTTGCTGCCGGGCACACGCCACCTGGTCAACCTCACCACACAATTGCGCGAAGCAACCAATGCCGGTTTCATCCTGCGCCTGCTGGAGCGTTATGGCACCGTTCGGCATGGCCCCGAGCTTGACGGCTACCTGACCGAACAAGGTATCGCCAACGCCAATCATCTTGACCCGGCCCTGCTCGAACAGGTAGACGAGGCGCGCAGTCGTGCGCTGGGATTTTTTAAGGATTTTGACGCGATTCTCTGCCCGGCTTCCTTCGCGGTTGCCCGACCTCACCAGGCTTCCCATGCTGACAGCTTTGACGACTGGGGTTATATCCAGATTCATAACCTACTGGGATGGCCGGGAGCGTCGGTACGTGCCGGTACCAGCACCGGGGGATTACCCGTTGGTGTGCAGTTGATTGCCGCGCCCTGGCGCGAAGATATCGTGCTGGCGCTGGCGCAGGAAATTGAAATGGTGATGGGTGGTTTTCAGCCACCAGGCCTGTAA
- a CDS encoding S41 family peptidase: protein MLKNLRTSTWFLSGTLLGLSLAVGHSVYALKENDQIPFEDLQAFTEVFSKVKSDYVESVDDKKLIEDAIRGMLSGLDPHSAFLNTSEFSDLKIGTTGQFGGLGIEVGMENGFVKVISPIDDTPASRAGVQASDLIIKLDERSVKGMTLNEAVKIMRGKPNTSIDLTIVREGEPKPLVITITREIIRVKSVKNRMLEPGFGYVRITNFQSRTTTDLLKAVSDLQKEERLKGMVLDLRNNPGGVLNGAVGVSDAFIDDGLIVYTEGRIDDSSHRYLATPGDSLNGAPLVVLVNGGSASASEIVAGAIQDHKRGIIMGTKSFGKGSVQTIQELRNGSAVKLTTARYFTPNGRSIQATGIEPDIKLSTVKLSEADEKARDTYSESDLEGRLSNPNGEKSGAGNEKDEGETLAKTDFQLYEALNLLKGLIIMNNISS, encoded by the coding sequence ATGTTAAAAAATCTGCGAACATCCACCTGGTTTTTGAGTGGAACCTTACTTGGCCTGTCACTGGCGGTCGGCCACAGTGTTTATGCGCTCAAGGAAAACGATCAAATCCCGTTCGAGGATTTACAGGCTTTTACCGAGGTTTTTTCCAAGGTTAAATCAGACTACGTCGAATCGGTTGACGATAAAAAGCTAATCGAAGACGCCATCCGTGGCATGCTAAGCGGGCTCGACCCGCACTCGGCATTCCTCAATACCAGTGAATTCAGTGATTTGAAAATCGGCACCACCGGCCAGTTTGGTGGTCTTGGTATCGAGGTCGGTATGGAAAACGGTTTCGTTAAGGTTATTTCACCCATTGACGATACCCCGGCATCACGTGCTGGCGTGCAGGCTAGCGATTTGATTATCAAGCTCGACGAGCGATCGGTAAAAGGGATGACGCTTAACGAAGCCGTCAAGATTATGCGCGGCAAGCCCAATACCTCAATCGACCTGACCATCGTACGCGAGGGTGAGCCAAAGCCGTTGGTGATTACAATAACGCGTGAAATTATCCGGGTTAAAAGTGTCAAGAATCGTATGCTTGAACCGGGATTTGGTTATGTTCGCATCACCAACTTCCAGTCACGCACCACCACCGATTTACTGAAGGCCGTTTCCGACCTGCAAAAAGAGGAGCGGCTCAAGGGCATGGTGCTTGACCTGCGTAATAACCCGGGCGGTGTCCTGAACGGTGCCGTGGGTGTCTCCGACGCGTTTATCGACGATGGCCTGATCGTCTACACGGAAGGGCGCATCGATGATTCCAGTCATCGCTACCTGGCCACGCCCGGCGATAGCCTCAATGGCGCGCCGCTGGTGGTACTGGTCAACGGTGGCTCGGCCTCGGCCTCGGAGATAGTAGCCGGCGCGATACAGGATCACAAACGCGGCATCATCATGGGAACCAAATCTTTCGGCAAGGGCTCGGTGCAGACCATCCAGGAATTGCGTAACGGCTCGGCAGTAAAGTTGACCACCGCGCGTTACTTTACGCCGAACGGGCGCTCAATCCAGGCCACCGGTATCGAACCCGATATCAAATTGAGCACCGTGAAACTGTCGGAAGCTGACGAAAAAGCGCGTGATACCTATTCCGAGAGTGATCTTGAGGGGCGCCTGAGCAATCCGAACGGTGAGAAATCTGGTGCAGGCAATGAAAAAGATGAAGGCGAGACATTAGCCAAAACCGACTTCCAGCTGTACGAAGCACTCAACCTGCTGAAGGGCCTGATCATCATGAACAATATCAGCAGCTAG
- a CDS encoding divergent polysaccharide deacetylase family protein has translation MPRTWSILLIVFAFGAQADQRPVLSLVIDDLGYSLESGQAAIGLDGDHTYAILPGAVYSQRLARLAHSRNKEVILHLPMQSIHSKAAHEANALNEAMDEDELTTRVHSLLAQIPFVRGVNNHMGSHLTEFDFFMRPVMESIRGYNPRLYFLDSRTSPRSVAYAQALNAGLSSTTRDIFLDNDANPEAIRLQYNIWLTRARERGSAIAIGHPYTHTIDVLRQNLPEADRNFKFMHLSQLIREREVRRLSANWLNPLTTLQSVIPLLQAWWLKTTHHHFNFLRQRQHDIFAPGRGNQLHTNG, from the coding sequence ATGCCCCGAACCTGGTCGATTCTGCTAATCGTATTTGCATTCGGGGCACAGGCTGATCAGCGTCCGGTTCTGTCGCTCGTCATCGACGATCTCGGGTACTCACTGGAAAGCGGTCAGGCTGCCATCGGCCTCGATGGCGATCACACTTACGCGATACTCCCGGGTGCAGTTTATAGTCAACGACTGGCCCGCCTCGCGCACAGTCGAAACAAGGAAGTTATTCTGCATTTACCCATGCAATCGATTCATTCGAAAGCAGCCCATGAAGCCAATGCGCTGAATGAGGCGATGGACGAAGACGAATTAACGACCAGGGTACATTCACTGCTGGCACAGATTCCGTTTGTCCGCGGCGTTAACAACCACATGGGCAGCCACCTGACCGAGTTCGATTTTTTCATGCGCCCGGTTATGGAAAGCATTCGTGGTTACAATCCCCGGCTGTATTTCCTCGATAGCCGCACTTCACCCCGCAGCGTGGCATACGCACAGGCGCTCAACGCTGGCCTGAGTTCAACCACGCGCGATATATTTCTCGACAACGACGCCAATCCCGAGGCAATCCGGTTGCAGTACAATATCTGGCTAACCCGGGCGCGCGAACGTGGCTCGGCTATTGCGATTGGACACCCCTATACGCATACCATCGATGTATTGCGTCAAAACCTGCCTGAGGCCGATCGGAATTTTAAATTCATGCACCTTTCGCAATTGATCCGCGAGCGAGAAGTTCGACGTTTGTCCGCAAACTGGCTCAATCCGTTAACCACACTGCAGTCGGTAATCCCGTTATTACAGGCCTGGTGGCTGAAAACCACCCATCACCATTTCAATTTCCTGCGCCAGCGCCAGCACGATATCTTCGCGCCAGGGCGCGGCAATCAACTGCACACCAACGGGTAA
- a CDS encoding ATP-binding protein: MKPARVYYPWPSTLAALAVITWQFLLANAALFTEHPLPESMRQQDRLLIAGAVLVLLMTFDAWRFLKASARCKEQLRQHQDQISELFDSKRELGTRARTYSDHADKLKMFISERLLEYIEYDEKYLHFKNIASEVRHNGVISYDKAQTALKHAQLTCEVGEQQQYREAADGLLYLWDLLDLSTTDNITLHVANQIYDCEEHYFQALLNDDATEPTPFQPTFMMSHALRRALLPITDNPDQLGLNNGWPKRGSYRDEKFKILLQADSEMLGNENHMVLLIENLLNNALFYAQQKAYKNRYSSVSIRLAQRGGEVVLEVYNRGPRINDDEKDKIYQLGFSSRRIREHHGKGLGLYFVNEITKGFEGSIVFNNIDNREDSISLSIKLVNGEIHKEQLEIVEVDGRPMCRLTGSEDKHARRNEWSYAAPIASIEISPGAVKKPQVISGLKSGEDSSYLDATDSLLPRWVLDVKNRKRSAKLVFMPLDVRGVEFVARVPTAKSRLDNQD, translated from the coding sequence ATGAAACCCGCTCGAGTTTATTATCCATGGCCTAGCACCCTGGCGGCACTGGCGGTTATCACCTGGCAATTCCTGCTGGCCAATGCCGCACTGTTCACGGAGCATCCCCTGCCTGAATCCATGCGCCAGCAGGACAGGCTGTTGATCGCGGGCGCGGTACTGGTGCTATTGATGACTTTTGACGCCTGGCGCTTTCTGAAGGCAAGTGCCCGCTGCAAGGAACAATTAAGGCAGCACCAGGACCAGATCAGCGAACTGTTTGATTCCAAGCGCGAACTCGGCACGCGCGCGCGCACCTACTCCGATCATGCGGACAAGTTGAAAATGTTCATCAGTGAACGGTTGCTCGAATATATCGAGTACGATGAAAAGTATTTGCACTTCAAAAATATTGCCTCCGAGGTGCGCCACAATGGTGTCATCAGTTATGACAAGGCGCAGACGGCGCTTAAGCATGCCCAGCTTACCTGTGAAGTAGGCGAGCAACAGCAATATCGTGAAGCTGCAGACGGTCTGCTTTATCTATGGGATTTGCTCGATCTGTCCACTACCGACAACATTACACTACATGTTGCAAACCAGATTTACGACTGCGAAGAACATTATTTTCAGGCGTTATTGAACGACGACGCAACCGAGCCCACGCCCTTTCAGCCTACCTTCATGATGAGCCACGCGCTGCGACGCGCGTTACTCCCTATTACCGATAATCCTGACCAGCTTGGATTGAACAACGGGTGGCCGAAGCGCGGCAGTTACCGCGATGAAAAATTCAAGATCCTGTTGCAGGCTGATAGCGAAATGCTCGGTAATGAAAACCACATGGTGTTGCTGATCGAGAACCTGCTCAACAACGCGCTTTTCTATGCGCAGCAGAAAGCTTACAAGAATCGCTACAGCAGCGTTTCGATACGCCTGGCACAACGTGGCGGTGAAGTGGTACTGGAAGTCTATAACCGGGGTCCGAGAATCAACGATGACGAAAAAGACAAGATCTATCAGCTCGGTTTTTCATCGCGGCGTATCCGCGAACATCACGGCAAGGGTCTTGGACTGTATTTTGTCAATGAAATCACCAAGGGCTTTGAAGGCTCGATCGTGTTTAACAATATCGACAATCGGGAAGACAGTATTTCGCTCAGCATCAAGCTGGTCAACGGCGAAATTCATAAGGAACAGCTTGAGATCGTCGAGGTAGATGGCAGGCCGATGTGTCGGCTCACGGGGTCGGAAGACAAGCATGCCAGACGTAATGAATGGTCATACGCTGCTCCGATTGCAAGCATAGAAATCAGTCCGGGCGCGGTAAAAAAACCACAGGTTATCTCCGGGTTGAAGAGTGGCGAGGATAGCAGCTACTTAGATGCAACCGATTCATTGCTGCCGCGCTGGGTGCTCGACGTCAAAAATCGCAAGCGCTCAGCGAAGCTGGTATTTATGCCGCTCGACGTGCGCGGTGTCGAGTTTGTAGCGCGCGTCCCCACCGCCAAATCAAGACTGGATAATCAGGACTAA